The genomic DNA GAACTGACCGCCTCGTTGGTATCGCTCTGGATGGTCTGCACCAGCGTCTCGATGCGCTTGGTCGCGTTGGATGCGCGTTCGGCCAGTCGCTGCACTTCGTCGGCGACGACCGCGAAGCCGCGGCCGGCCTCGCCAGCGGACGCCGCCTGGATCGCCGCGTTCAGCGCCAGGATGTTGGTCTGCTCGGAGATGTCGTTGATCAGTTCGACGATCGAGCCGATTTCCTGCGAGCTTTCGCCCAGGCGCTTGATGCGCTTGGAGGTTTCCTGGATCTGGTCGCGGATCGAGTCCATGCCGGCGATCGTCTCGCGCACCACGCCTGCGCCCTTGGTGGCGATCTGCACCGAGCGCTGTGCCACGTCCGCGGATTCCGCGGAGTTCTTCGACACCTGGTTGATGCTCTCCGCCATCTCGTTGATGCGGTTGGAGGCGGATGTGATCTCGCGCGCCTGGTGCTCGGCGGCTTCGGCCAGGTGCATCGCGGTGGCCTGGGTCTCCTGGGCGCTGGCCGAGACCTGCACCGAGGTGTCGTTGATCGTCTGCACCAGGTTGCGCAGCTGTTCGACGGCGAAGTTGATCGAGTCGGCGATCGCGCCGGTCATGTCCTCGGTGACGGTCGCCTTGACCGTCAGGTCGCCTTCTGCGAGCGAACCCATTTCGTCCAGCAGGCGCATGATCGCCTCCTGGTTGCGGTTGTTGAGTTCGAGCGAGGTCGCGTAGCGCTCGCGCTGGGCGCGGTTGAGTTCGTACAGCAGGCCGACGATGGCGAGGATCGTCACCAGGCCGAACACGATGCTGATCCAGATGTTGCCCAGCACGCTGCGGTCGGACATCGAGCCGAAGGTGGTGAACGCCTGGAACAGCTGTTCGCTGTCGGCCAGCAGCTGGTCGGAGCCGGCGGTCAGCTGGGCGGCCGCGGACTGCGCGCCGAACACCGCCGGGGCGGCGGCGAGGATGGCGTCGAGATCCTGCTTCATCTGCGTCCACAGCTCGGTGGACTGGCCGAGCGCGGCCACCGCACCGGCGTTCGAGAGCGCCTGCACGTTCATCGCCTCGTCGCCGGCACGCAGGCCGTCGAGCACCTGCTCGAACACGCCGACATCGCGCGCGAGCGCCTCGCCGGCATTGGCCGCACCGGGGCCGCCGGCCTGGATCTCGGTGACCCGGCGCGCCATCGTCGAGGCCAGCACCACCTGGCGCAGCGCGATGTAGATCTGCGAGGCCGGCGAGCCGCTGGTGGACATCGCGCGCACCAGCTCGTCGAGCTGCGCCTGCAACTGCGGCACCCGCTGGGTGAAGCGCTCGGCGTTGCCGGCGAAAGCCAGCACCGCCTGCTCACCCGCGATCACCTGCTGCGCGCTCTGCTCAAGCGGCTGCCAGGTGGCGGT from Luteimonas sp. YGD11-2 includes the following:
- a CDS encoding methyl-accepting chemotaxis protein; its protein translation is MSTAIDNVAGPGRKFGTNFWLALLAVALLIVVANTGFAIWKASRLGGASTAASSLQVNSQRLAIQGREGVAGEGDAYAAFKATKAQIDGDIANLNATFGSTTGVSGPIETVTATWQPLEQSAQQVIAGEQAVLAFAGNAERFTQRVPQLQAQLDELVRAMSTSGSPASQIYIALRQVVLASTMARRVTEIQAGGPGAANAGEALARDVGVFEQVLDGLRAGDEAMNVQALSNAGAVAALGQSTELWTQMKQDLDAILAAAPAVFGAQSAAAQLTAGSDQLLADSEQLFQAFTTFGSMSDRSVLGNIWISIVFGLVTILAIVGLLYELNRAQRERYATSLELNNRNQEAIMRLLDEMGSLAEGDLTVKATVTEDMTGAIADSINFAVEQLRNLVQTINDTSVQVSASAQETQATAMHLAEAAEHQAREITSASNRINEMAESINQVSKNSAESADVAQRSVQIATKGAGVVRETIAGMDSIRDQIQETSKRIKRLGESSQEIGSIVELINDISEQTNILALNAAIQAASAGEAGRGFAVVADEVQRLAERASNATKRIETLVQTIQSDTNEAVSSMEQTTSEVVAGARLAEDAGTALGEIESVSTDLADLIQGISQAAQQQSAAASNITQTMGTIQSITAQTSQGANQTAESIGNLAQLAADLRRSVADFKLPV